The following are encoded in a window of Balaenoptera ricei isolate mBalRic1 chromosome 1, mBalRic1.hap2, whole genome shotgun sequence genomic DNA:
- the PAQR7 gene encoding membrane progestin receptor alpha yields MATMVAQKLSHLLPSLRQVHQMPRPSVQPEPVFTVDRAEVPPLFWKPYIYVGYRPLHRTWRFYFRTLFQQHNEAVNVWTHLLAALVLLLRLAIFVGTVDFWGDLHALPLFIIVLTSFTYLSLSALAHLLQAKSEFWHYSFFFLDYVGVAVYQFGSALAHFYYAIEPAWHAQVQTFYLPMAAFLAWLSCAGSCYNKYIQKPGLLGRTCQEVPSALAYALDISPVVHRILVSPNPAMDDPALLYHKCQVVFFLLAATFFSAFMPERWFPGSCHVFGQGHQLFHVFLVLCTLAQLEAVTLDYEARRPIYEPLHARWPQNFSGLFLLTVGSSILTAFLLSQLVRRKLNLDRKTQ; encoded by the coding sequence ATGGCCACAATGGTGGCCCAGAAGCTCAGCCACCTCCTGCCCAGTTTGCGGCAGGTCCACCAGATGCCTCGGCCGTCTGTGCAGCCAGAGCCTGTGTTCACAGTGGACCGAGCCGAGGTGCCGCCCCTCTTCTGGAAGCCATACATCTATGTGGGCTACCGGCCACTGCATCGGACCTGGCGCTTCTACTTCCGCACACTGTTCCAGCAGCACAACGAGGCGGTGAACGTCTGGACCCACCTGCTGGCGGCCCTGGTGCTGCTGCTGCGGCTGGCCATCTTTGTGGGGACCGTGGACTTCTGGGGAGACCTGCACGCCCTGCCCCTCTTCATCATTGTCCTCACCTCCTTCACCTACCTCTCCCTCAGTGCCTTGGCTCACCTCCTGCAGGCCAAGTCCGAGTTCTGGCATTACAGCTTCTTCTTCCTGGACTACGTGGGTGTGGCTGTGTACCAGTTTGGCAGTGCCCTGGCACACTTCTACTACGCCATTGAGCCCGCCTGGCATGCCCAGGTGCAGACCTTTTACCTGCCCATGGCTGCCTTTCTCGCCTGGCTTTCCTGCGCTGGCTCCTGCTACAACAAGTACATCCAGAAGCCTGGCCTGCTGGGCCGCACTTGCCAGGAGGTGCCCTCGGCGCTGGCCTACGCACTGGACATCAGCCCCGTGGTGCACCGCATCCTCGTGTCCCCCAACCCTGCCATGGACGACCCGGCTCTTCTCTACCACAAATGCCAGGTGGTCTTCTTTCTGCTGGCTGCCACTTTCTTCTCTGCCTTCATGCCTGAGCGCTGGTTCCCTGGCAGCTGCCACGTCTTTGGGCAGGGCCACCAGCTCTTCCATGTCTTCTTGGTGCTGTGCACGCTGGCTCAGCTGGAGGCTGTGACGCTGGACTACGAGGCCCGGCGGCCCATCTATGAGCCTCTGCACGCCCGCTGGCCCCAAAACTTCTCCGGCCTCTTCTTGCTTACTGTAGGCAGCAGCATCCTCACTGCATTCCTTCTGAGCCAGCTGGTACGGCGCAAACTCAATCTCGATCGGAAGACCCAGTGA